One window from the genome of Streptomyces cadmiisoli encodes:
- a CDS encoding DUF6643 family protein produces MTSPRSTYGGGYYSASFPDTPIYDSLVAERGTPQIAPIRVPAAYDTPGSHLSPGSHLSPGSHLPALPSALPALPAAPSQPAYGYPQAPQPTPLQQAPTAYIPQQAAPRGYPGQQPQQPRPAAPGGTGYEAMRPAAPRPAPAPYQDPYNNQQYRGY; encoded by the coding sequence ATGACCTCCCCCCGCTCCACGTATGGCGGCGGCTACTACTCCGCCTCCTTCCCGGACACTCCGATCTACGACTCGCTCGTGGCCGAGCGGGGCACCCCGCAGATCGCCCCGATCCGGGTCCCCGCCGCGTACGACACGCCCGGCAGCCACCTTTCGCCCGGCAGCCACCTGTCGCCCGGCAGCCACCTGCCCGCGCTCCCCTCGGCGCTGCCGGCCCTCCCGGCGGCTCCGTCCCAGCCCGCCTATGGCTACCCGCAGGCGCCGCAGCCCACGCCGCTGCAGCAGGCGCCCACGGCGTACATCCCGCAGCAGGCGGCACCGCGCGGATACCCGGGCCAGCAGCCCCAGCAGCCGCGCCCCGCGGCGCCCGGCGGCACGGGGTACGAGGCGATGCGTCCCGCGGCCCCCCGGCCCGCACCGGCGCCGTACCAGGACCCGTACAACAACCAGCAGTACCGCGGGTACTGA
- a CDS encoding TerD family protein, whose protein sequence is MPKGSNVPVPTTALRVEIGWRSGPGVPDTDASALLLAGGKVRSDADFVFYNQPQHASGALRYEGKQNSGAAVTDTLAVDLARVEPAIETVVLAASADGGAFGQVPGLYVEVKDAARGTVVARFDSEGATVETAFVLGEFYRRQGAWKFRAVGQGYSSGLEGLATDFGIAVDEPQHTAPAAPRAAAPPPPAAPPFTPAPVAPPATVPAPPPPAPPAAPVRLTKVTLTKNAPSVSLTKQGGTSGALRVNLNWQVRKQFSGWGSKRGRAVAMHSDLDLDLCALYELADGSKGVVQALGNAFGALHQPPFIHLDGDDRTGAVASGENLTVNLDHKNAFRRILVFVTIYEGARSFADLHATVTLQPQYGAAIDFSLDECTVPSPVCALALITNTGGDLVVQREARYLVPERGVSPQRTVDYAYGWGMNWTPGRK, encoded by the coding sequence ATGCCGAAGGGATCGAATGTTCCGGTGCCGACGACGGCACTGCGGGTGGAGATCGGATGGCGTTCCGGACCGGGTGTGCCCGACACCGACGCCTCGGCGCTGCTGCTGGCGGGCGGCAAGGTCCGCTCCGACGCGGACTTCGTCTTCTACAACCAGCCGCAGCACGCCTCCGGGGCGCTGCGGTACGAGGGCAAGCAGAACTCAGGCGCGGCGGTCACCGACACCCTGGCCGTGGACCTCGCGCGCGTGGAGCCCGCGATCGAGACCGTGGTGCTCGCCGCCTCGGCCGACGGCGGCGCGTTCGGGCAGGTGCCGGGTCTGTACGTCGAGGTCAAGGACGCCGCCCGCGGGACGGTCGTGGCACGGTTCGACAGCGAGGGGGCGACGGTCGAAACGGCCTTCGTGCTCGGCGAGTTCTACCGTCGCCAGGGTGCCTGGAAGTTCCGCGCCGTCGGCCAGGGCTACAGCAGCGGCCTGGAGGGCCTCGCCACCGACTTCGGGATCGCGGTGGACGAACCGCAGCACACCGCGCCTGCGGCGCCACGGGCCGCCGCACCCCCGCCGCCCGCCGCGCCGCCGTTCACGCCCGCTCCGGTCGCGCCGCCCGCCACCGTGCCGGCACCCCCGCCGCCGGCACCGCCCGCGGCGCCGGTACGGCTCACCAAGGTCACGCTCACCAAGAACGCCCCGTCCGTGTCGCTCACCAAGCAGGGCGGAACATCCGGTGCCCTGCGCGTGAACCTCAACTGGCAGGTGCGCAAACAGTTCTCGGGATGGGGCAGCAAGCGCGGCCGGGCCGTCGCCATGCACTCGGACCTCGACCTCGACCTGTGCGCCCTGTACGAACTCGCCGACGGCAGCAAGGGCGTCGTGCAGGCTCTCGGCAACGCCTTCGGCGCGCTGCACCAGCCGCCCTTCATCCACCTCGACGGCGACGACCGCACCGGAGCCGTGGCGAGCGGCGAGAACCTCACCGTGAACCTCGACCACAAGAACGCGTTCCGGCGCATCCTCGTCTTCGTCACCATCTACGAGGGCGCTCGCTCCTTCGCCGATCTGCACGCCACGGTCACGCTGCAACCGCAGTACGGCGCCGCGATCGACTTCTCCCTCGACGAGTGCACGGTGCCCTCGCCGGTGTGCGCCCTCGCCCTGATCACGAACACCGGCGGCGACCTGGTCGTGCAGCGCGAGGCCCGCTACCTCGTGCCGGAACGCGGCGTCAGCCCGCAGCGGACCGTCGACTACGCGTACGGGTGGGGCATGAACTGGACGCCCGGCCGCAAGTGA
- a CDS encoding glycosyltransferase, producing the protein MGQTARVSAIAWTAAGSLVAWLWLLLCQGFFWRTDVRLPPRTEPDTWPSVCVVVPARDEATVLPASLPSLLAQDYPGRAEVFLVDDGSTDGTGALARELARRHGGLPLTVDSPGEPPPGWTGKLWAVRHGIGLARAREPEYLLLTDADIAHAPDSLRALVAAARTGGFDVVSQMARLRVQSRWERLVVPAFVYFFAQLYPFRRIGRRGARTAAAAGGCVLLRADAAERARIPEAVRHAVIDDVALARAVREAGGRLWLGLADRVDSVRPYPRLHDLWRMVARSAYAQLRHSPLLLAGTVAGLALVYLVPPVAFVAGAAAGDTAAAVLGLSAWLVMAGTYLPMLRYYGVAAWFAVLLPFTAFLYLLMTVDSAVQHYRGRGAAWKGRTYARPDAVPDEG; encoded by the coding sequence GTGGGGCAGACTGCGCGGGTGAGCGCCATCGCATGGACCGCCGCGGGTTCACTCGTCGCCTGGCTGTGGCTGCTGCTGTGCCAGGGGTTCTTCTGGCGGACGGACGTCCGGCTGCCGCCGCGTACCGAACCCGACACTTGGCCGTCCGTCTGCGTGGTCGTGCCGGCCCGCGACGAGGCGACGGTCCTGCCCGCGAGTCTGCCGTCGCTGCTGGCCCAGGACTATCCGGGGCGGGCGGAGGTCTTCCTGGTGGACGACGGCAGCACGGACGGCACCGGTGCGCTGGCCCGCGAACTCGCCCGCCGGCACGGCGGCCTGCCGCTCACCGTGGACTCGCCGGGCGAACCGCCGCCCGGCTGGACCGGCAAGCTGTGGGCGGTACGGCACGGCATCGGCCTGGCACGCGCGCGTGAGCCCGAGTACCTCCTGCTGACGGACGCCGACATCGCGCACGCGCCGGACAGTCTGCGCGCGCTGGTGGCCGCCGCCCGCACCGGTGGCTTCGACGTCGTCTCGCAGATGGCCCGGCTGCGCGTGCAGAGCCGCTGGGAGCGGCTGGTCGTGCCGGCCTTCGTCTACTTCTTCGCCCAGCTGTATCCCTTCCGCCGGATCGGCAGAAGGGGTGCCCGGACCGCCGCCGCGGCCGGCGGGTGCGTGCTGCTGCGCGCCGACGCCGCCGAGCGCGCCCGCATCCCGGAGGCCGTCCGGCACGCCGTCATCGACGACGTGGCGCTCGCGCGGGCGGTCCGCGAGGCCGGTGGCCGCCTCTGGCTGGGGCTCGCCGACCGGGTGGACAGCGTGCGGCCGTATCCGCGCCTGCACGACCTGTGGCGCATGGTCGCGCGCAGCGCCTACGCCCAGCTGCGGCACAGCCCGCTGCTGCTGGCCGGGACCGTGGCGGGACTCGCGCTGGTGTACCTGGTGCCGCCCGTGGCGTTCGTCGCCGGGGCGGCCGCGGGAGACACGGCCGCCGCGGTCCTCGGGCTCTCGGCGTGGCTGGTGATGGCGGGCACCTATCTCCCGATGCTCCGCTATTACGGCGTGGCCGCGTGGTTCGCCGTCCTGCTGCCGTTCACCGCGTTCCTGTACCTGCTCATGACGGTGGACTCCGCGGTGCAGCACTACCGGGGGCGCGGTGCGGCCTGGAAGGGCCGCACCTACGCGCGCCCCGACGCCGTCCCCGACGAGGGGTGA
- a CDS encoding glutamate racemase, giving the protein MKIALMDSGIGLLAATAAVRRLRPDADLVLSLDPDGMPWGPRTPEDLTGRALAVAEAAAAHRPDALIVGCNTATVHALTALRSRLEPAVPVIGTVPAIKPAAAGGGPVAIWATPATTGSVYQRGLIEDFAGGVRVTEVPCPGLAEAVEHADEAAVAAAVAAAAELTPDDVTTVVLGCTHYELVAERIRAALQRPGAPALVLHGSAGAVAAQALRRIGSRPDPAAEAGGSLTVLLSGREGALPAPALTYAEGRLLSAVSPVR; this is encoded by the coding sequence GTGAAGATCGCGCTCATGGACTCCGGAATCGGCCTGCTGGCGGCCACCGCCGCGGTACGGCGCCTTCGCCCCGACGCCGATCTCGTGCTCTCCCTGGACCCCGACGGCATGCCCTGGGGACCGCGCACCCCGGAGGATCTCACCGGGCGGGCCCTGGCCGTGGCGGAAGCGGCCGCCGCGCACCGTCCCGACGCCCTCATCGTCGGCTGCAACACCGCCACCGTGCACGCCCTGACCGCGCTGCGCTCCCGCCTCGAACCGGCGGTGCCGGTCATCGGCACCGTCCCGGCGATCAAGCCGGCCGCGGCCGGCGGCGGCCCGGTCGCGATCTGGGCCACGCCCGCCACCACCGGCAGCGTGTACCAGCGTGGACTCATCGAGGACTTCGCGGGCGGGGTGCGGGTCACCGAGGTGCCGTGCCCGGGACTGGCGGAAGCGGTCGAGCACGCCGACGAGGCCGCCGTCGCCGCGGCCGTCGCCGCCGCCGCCGAGCTGACCCCGGACGACGTCACGACGGTCGTCCTCGGCTGCACCCACTACGAGCTGGTCGCCGAGCGCATCCGGGCCGCGCTGCAGCGCCCCGGAGCACCGGCGCTCGTGCTGCACGGCTCGGCGGGTGCCGTCGCCGCCCAGGCACTGCGCCGGATCGGCTCGCGTCCCGATCCCGCGGCGGAGGCCGGCGGCAGCCTGACCGTGCTGCTGAGCGGCCGCGAGGGCGCCCTGCCTGCCCCGGCCCTGACGTACGCCGAAGGGCGGCTGCTGTCGGCGGTCAGCCCCGTCCGGTGA
- a CDS encoding O-antigen ligase family protein, which yields MESVAGADADGDRRNVSDAMGVVVLGACAVWALITATVHGGRPEGVLLAVLAVAAGYAAGRICGALAPVVAPAAGALAGLTLTVTVPHLAPGPQPGMPLGHVGATAALLALSAGAACCAAWSTSLPALRLALRLLAAGIALTAAALGSVAGALACSAVLLCSLAAGRMNHRGLGIAGLALAAALVTTGSWAVAGSVLPEGLATALEGPLTRHRVALWQDALGMARTEFLGVGPGRFGELSPTATASPLSDGKPHSAFLQQAAEQGVVGVALLAAAFCWVLYTLWRTGRPTPVALTAGAALTALAAVAAVGNALSFTAVSVGAGLLAGLATARPLTEESPGREKVAPGDRPAR from the coding sequence ATGGAGTCCGTGGCCGGTGCGGACGCGGACGGCGACAGACGCAACGTTTCCGACGCCATGGGTGTGGTGGTCCTCGGGGCCTGCGCCGTCTGGGCGCTGATCACGGCGACGGTGCACGGCGGGCGCCCGGAGGGTGTGCTGCTCGCGGTACTGGCGGTCGCCGCCGGTTACGCCGCGGGGCGGATCTGCGGGGCGCTCGCCCCGGTCGTGGCGCCCGCAGCCGGAGCGCTCGCCGGGCTCACACTGACGGTCACCGTTCCGCATCTGGCCCCGGGACCGCAGCCCGGCATGCCGCTGGGCCACGTGGGAGCCACCGCCGCGCTGCTGGCCCTGTCGGCCGGTGCCGCCTGCTGCGCCGCCTGGTCGACTTCTCTTCCCGCACTGCGCCTGGCGCTGCGGCTGCTGGCCGCGGGGATCGCGCTCACCGCGGCGGCGCTCGGCTCGGTCGCCGGGGCGCTGGCCTGCTCCGCGGTTCTGCTCTGCTCCCTTGCCGCCGGTCGGATGAACCACCGCGGCCTCGGCATCGCCGGGCTCGCCCTGGCGGCGGCCCTGGTGACCACCGGGAGCTGGGCGGTCGCCGGGAGTGTGCTGCCCGAAGGGCTCGCCACGGCGCTGGAGGGTCCGCTGACCCGGCACCGGGTGGCGCTGTGGCAGGACGCGCTGGGCATGGCCCGTACGGAGTTCCTGGGGGTGGGACCCGGGCGCTTCGGAGAGCTGAGCCCCACCGCGACGGCGTCGCCGCTGTCGGACGGCAAACCCCACTCGGCCTTCCTGCAGCAGGCCGCCGAGCAGGGAGTCGTCGGCGTGGCGCTGCTGGCGGCGGCCTTCTGCTGGGTGCTCTACACGCTGTGGCGCACCGGGCGGCCCACCCCGGTGGCACTCACCGCGGGGGCGGCGCTCACGGCCCTCGCCGCCGTCGCCGCGGTCGGCAACGCCCTGAGCTTCACCGCCGTGTCGGTCGGGGCGGGTCTGCTCGCGGGTCTGGCGACGGCCCGTCCGCTGACCGAGGAGTCACCCGGGCGGGAGAAGGTCGCCCCCGGTGACCGTCCGGCGCGGTGA
- the lnt gene encoding apolipoprotein N-acyltransferase: MTVTATSVDESGAVPARTEPQPRVARLLHGLVPAAAAALSGVLLYVSFPPRTLWWLALPAFGVFGWVLRGRGWKAALGLGYLFGLGFLLPLLVWTGVEVGPGPWLALVVIEAVFVALVGVGVAAVSRLPGWPVWAAAVWVAGEAARARVPFNGFPWGKIAFGQADGVFLPLAAVGGTPVLGFAVVLCGFGLYDIVRLVAEGCRTHVVRRGAAAVALLSAAVPLLGAFAARALVSDRAEDGTATVAVIQGNVPRAGLDFNAQRRAVLDHHVRETERLAAEVAAGRAPEPDFVLWPENSSDIDPFANPDAYGVIETAVKAIGAPVSVGGVVERDGRLLNEQILWDPEKGPIDTYDKRQIQPFGEYLPLRSLLDAINKDWTGMVRQDFSRGAEPGVFTMDGAEVGLATCYEAAFDWAVRDTVTGGAQIISVPSNNATFDRSEMTYQQLAMSRIRAVEHSRTVTVPVTSGVSAIIMPDGEITRRTGMFVADSLVQEVPLRSSRTPATQLGIVPELALVLVAAGGLGWAVAAGVRGRRAGGV; the protein is encoded by the coding sequence GTGACCGTCACCGCAACCTCCGTGGACGAATCGGGCGCCGTACCCGCCCGGACCGAGCCCCAGCCGCGCGTCGCACGGCTGCTGCACGGCCTCGTCCCGGCCGCCGCAGCGGCACTCTCCGGAGTGCTGCTCTACGTCAGCTTCCCGCCGCGCACCCTGTGGTGGCTCGCCCTGCCTGCCTTCGGCGTCTTCGGCTGGGTGCTGCGCGGGCGCGGCTGGAAGGCGGCACTCGGCCTCGGCTACCTCTTCGGCCTCGGCTTCCTGCTGCCGCTGCTGGTGTGGACCGGGGTGGAGGTCGGCCCGGGGCCCTGGCTCGCCCTGGTGGTGATCGAGGCGGTCTTCGTCGCCCTGGTGGGCGTGGGCGTCGCCGCGGTGTCCCGGCTGCCGGGCTGGCCGGTGTGGGCGGCCGCGGTCTGGGTCGCCGGTGAGGCGGCACGCGCGCGCGTGCCGTTCAACGGCTTCCCCTGGGGCAAGATCGCCTTCGGCCAGGCGGACGGGGTGTTCCTCCCGCTCGCCGCGGTCGGCGGCACACCGGTTCTCGGCTTCGCGGTCGTCCTGTGCGGCTTCGGCCTGTACGACATCGTCCGTCTGGTGGCGGAGGGATGCCGCACGCACGTGGTACGGCGGGGGGCCGCTGCGGTCGCGCTGCTCAGTGCGGCCGTACCGCTGCTGGGGGCGTTCGCCGCCCGCGCTTTGGTGAGCGACCGCGCCGAGGACGGCACCGCGACCGTCGCGGTGATCCAGGGCAACGTGCCCCGCGCGGGCCTCGACTTCAACGCCCAGCGGCGTGCCGTGCTCGACCACCACGTCCGCGAGACCGAACGGCTGGCCGCCGAGGTCGCGGCGGGCCGGGCCCCCGAGCCCGACTTCGTGCTCTGGCCGGAGAACTCCTCCGACATCGACCCCTTCGCCAACCCCGACGCCTACGGCGTCATCGAGACCGCGGTCAAGGCGATCGGCGCGCCCGTCTCCGTCGGCGGAGTCGTCGAGCGCGACGGCCGGCTCCTCAACGAGCAGATCCTCTGGGACCCCGAGAAGGGTCCGATCGACACCTACGACAAACGGCAGATCCAGCCGTTCGGCGAGTACCTCCCGCTGCGCTCCCTGCTGGACGCGATCAACAAGGACTGGACCGGCATGGTCCGCCAGGACTTCAGCCGGGGCGCCGAGCCGGGCGTCTTCACCATGGACGGCGCCGAAGTCGGCCTCGCCACCTGCTACGAGGCGGCGTTCGACTGGGCCGTGCGCGACACCGTCACCGGCGGCGCCCAGATCATCTCCGTGCCGAGCAACAACGCCACCTTCGACCGCAGCGAGATGACCTACCAGCAGCTCGCGATGTCCCGCATCCGGGCCGTCGAGCACAGCCGCACCGTCACGGTGCCGGTGACCAGCGGCGTCAGCGCGATCATCATGCCCGACGGCGAGATCACCCGGCGGACGGGGATGTTCGTCGCCGACTCGCTCGTGCAGGAGGTGCCGCTGCGCTCCTCCCGGACACCCGCCACACAGCTCGGCATCGTGCCGGAGCTCGCCCTGGTGCTCGTCGCGGCCGGCGGTCTGGGCTGGGCGGTCGCCGCGGGTGTGCGCGGACGGCGCGCGGGTGGCGTGTAG
- a CDS encoding NUDIX hydrolase: MATPDFIRGLRVSAGHQLLWLPGVTAVVFDEDGRVLLGRRADTGRWSLIGGIPDPGEQPAACAVREVHEETAVHCVPERVVLVQALKPVTYDNGDMCQYMDITFRCRAVGGEARVNDDESLDVGWFDIDALPELHEFGLLRIKQSLSDAPTWFDTTSFE, from the coding sequence ATGGCTACTCCTGACTTCATCCGCGGCCTGCGGGTCTCCGCCGGGCATCAGCTGCTGTGGCTTCCCGGGGTCACCGCCGTCGTCTTCGACGAGGACGGCAGAGTGCTGCTGGGCCGCCGGGCGGACACCGGCAGATGGTCGCTGATCGGCGGGATCCCCGACCCGGGGGAGCAGCCCGCGGCCTGCGCCGTGCGGGAGGTCCACGAGGAGACGGCGGTGCACTGCGTGCCCGAGCGCGTCGTACTGGTCCAGGCGCTGAAGCCGGTCACCTACGACAACGGCGACATGTGCCAGTACATGGACATCACGTTCCGCTGCCGGGCCGTCGGCGGTGAGGCACGTGTCAACGACGACGAGTCGCTGGACGTCGGCTGGTTCGACATCGATGCCCTGCCCGAGCTCCACGAGTTCGGGCTGCTGCGGATCAAGCAGTCCCTGTCCGATGCCCCCACATGGTTCGACACTACGAGTTTCGAATGA
- a CDS encoding 3-hydroxybutyrate dehydrogenase has translation MTPTPTPAGALAPSLDLGGRTALVTGAAGGIGRACVLRLAVAGAKVRAVDRDAAGLESLAERAAGLPGTVEPRVLDLTDLDAAEQAAAGTDVLVNNAGLQLVRPIEDFPPDVFHTVLTVMLEAPFRLIRGALPHMYGQGWGRIVNISSVHGLRASPFKAAYVAAKHGLEGLSKTAALEGAPHGVTSNCVNPAYVRTPLVEKQLADQAHAHGVPAERVLSEVLLQDSAVKRLIEPEEVAEAVGYLCGPQASFVTGTSLVLDGGWTAH, from the coding sequence ATGACCCCGACCCCCACTCCTGCGGGCGCCCTCGCCCCCTCGCTCGACCTCGGCGGCCGCACGGCCCTGGTCACCGGTGCCGCCGGCGGCATCGGCCGCGCCTGTGTGCTGCGGCTGGCCGTCGCCGGGGCGAAGGTCAGAGCCGTGGACCGGGACGCCGCGGGACTGGAGTCACTCGCCGAGCGGGCGGCGGGACTGCCGGGCACCGTGGAACCCCGTGTCCTGGATCTGACCGATCTCGACGCCGCCGAGCAGGCCGCCGCCGGCACCGACGTCCTCGTCAACAACGCGGGGCTGCAACTGGTCCGGCCGATCGAGGATTTCCCGCCGGACGTCTTCCACACGGTGCTCACCGTGATGCTGGAGGCGCCGTTCCGGCTGATCCGCGGCGCGCTGCCCCACATGTACGGGCAGGGCTGGGGACGCATCGTGAACATCTCCTCGGTGCACGGCCTGCGCGCCTCCCCCTTCAAGGCGGCGTACGTGGCCGCCAAGCACGGTCTGGAAGGGCTGTCCAAGACCGCCGCGCTGGAGGGCGCGCCGCACGGGGTCACGTCCAACTGTGTGAACCCCGCCTATGTGCGCACGCCCCTGGTCGAGAAGCAGCTCGCCGACCAGGCCCACGCCCACGGCGTCCCGGCCGAACGCGTCCTGTCCGAGGTCCTGCTCCAGGACAGCGCCGTCAAACGGCTCATCGAACCCGAGGAGGTCGCCGAGGCGGTCGGCTATCTGTGCGGCCCGCAGGCGTCCTTCGTCACGGGCACGTCGCTGGTCCTCGACGGCGGCTGGACAGCGCACTAG
- a CDS encoding helix-turn-helix domain-containing protein, translating to MSRDHAQSAERPAPDAGPAPGGTEAPFLELLACGASADAFEEPLLRARAEGRSAERITALEHAKLLALRVRSELEGRRRREAELSALFETAHDLAGLRDLDAVLQAIVQRARSLLGTDVAYLSLNDPARGDTYMRVTEGSVAARFQQLRLGMGEGLGGLVAQTARPYVTDDYFKDERFQHTVTIDTGVRDEGLVAILGVPLMLGHHVIGVLFAADRRARVFERAQIALLGSFAALAAAAIDTANLLTETRSALADLERANEIIQDRSGVIERASEVHDRLAELVLRGGGVHDVAAAVSEVLGGTVAFSDADAAPARAVEASRTEGRAVRHEDDWIAAVAAGGELFGALVLRGHPRLDPVDQRTLERAAMVTSLLLLARRSAAEAEQRVRGELLDDLLDARDRDPRLLRERASRLHADLAATHVVLAARLDGATADADHEADARRRLWSAASHLAATRHGLAAARDGGTVLLLPLEPGDTATGLARRTARQLGTAVHETVTVGASAPVEDLSARPDRVAAAYQEGRRCLDALRLLGRTGDGAAAEDFGFLGLLLAGDRDIAGFVDRTIGQVVAYDERRGTDLVRTLEAYFACGMSPARTKDALHVHVNTVAQRLERVGRLLGDDWQSPARALEIQLALRLHCLAATAQH from the coding sequence ATGTCCCGCGATCACGCGCAGTCCGCCGAGCGCCCCGCACCCGACGCCGGGCCGGCTCCCGGCGGCACCGAGGCGCCGTTCCTGGAGCTGCTGGCCTGCGGCGCGTCGGCCGACGCCTTCGAGGAGCCGCTGCTGCGCGCCCGCGCCGAGGGCCGGTCCGCCGAGCGGATCACCGCGCTCGAACACGCCAAGCTGCTCGCCCTGCGCGTCCGGTCGGAGCTGGAGGGCCGCCGCCGCCGCGAAGCCGAACTGTCGGCGCTGTTCGAGACCGCCCACGACCTGGCCGGACTGCGTGACCTGGACGCCGTGCTCCAGGCGATCGTGCAGCGCGCCCGGTCCCTGCTCGGCACCGACGTCGCCTACCTCAGCCTCAACGACCCCGCGCGCGGCGACACCTACATGCGCGTGACCGAGGGCTCGGTCGCGGCCCGCTTCCAGCAGCTGCGGCTCGGGATGGGGGAGGGGCTCGGCGGCCTCGTCGCCCAGACCGCCCGCCCGTACGTCACCGACGACTACTTCAAGGACGAGCGCTTCCAGCACACCGTCACCATCGACACCGGTGTGCGGGACGAAGGCCTGGTCGCCATCCTCGGGGTCCCCCTCATGCTCGGCCACCATGTGATCGGCGTCCTCTTCGCCGCCGACCGGCGCGCCCGGGTCTTCGAGCGGGCGCAGATCGCCCTGCTCGGCTCCTTCGCCGCGCTCGCCGCGGCGGCCATCGACACGGCCAATCTGCTCACCGAGACCCGCTCCGCCCTTGCCGACCTGGAGCGCGCCAACGAGATCATCCAGGACCGCAGCGGTGTCATCGAACGTGCCTCCGAGGTGCACGACCGGCTCGCCGAACTGGTGCTGCGCGGCGGCGGGGTGCACGACGTGGCCGCCGCCGTCTCCGAGGTGCTCGGCGGCACCGTCGCGTTCAGCGACGCCGACGCGGCACCGGCGCGTGCCGTGGAGGCGTCCCGCACGGAGGGCCGCGCGGTGCGGCACGAGGACGACTGGATCGCGGCCGTCGCCGCGGGCGGCGAACTGTTCGGTGCCCTCGTGCTGCGCGGTCACCCCCGTCTCGACCCGGTCGACCAGCGCACCCTGGAACGGGCCGCGATGGTCACCTCCCTGCTGCTGCTCGCCCGCCGGTCCGCCGCCGAGGCCGAACAGCGCGTCCGCGGCGAGCTGCTCGACGATCTGCTCGACGCCCGCGACCGCGACCCGCGCCTGCTGCGCGAACGGGCCTCCCGGCTGCACGCCGACCTGGCGGCCACCCACGTCGTGCTGGCGGCCCGCCTGGACGGCGCGACGGCCGACGCCGACCACGAGGCCGACGCCCGGCGACGTCTGTGGTCCGCCGCGTCCCACCTCGCCGCCACCCGGCACGGACTGGCCGCCGCCCGCGACGGCGGCACCGTCCTGCTGCTGCCCCTGGAACCCGGCGACACGGCCACCGGCCTGGCCCGCCGTACCGCCCGGCAGCTGGGCACCGCCGTCCACGAGACGGTCACGGTGGGCGCGTCCGCGCCGGTCGAGGACCTCAGCGCCCGCCCCGACCGCGTCGCCGCCGCCTACCAGGAGGGCCGCCGCTGCCTGGACGCCCTCCGCCTCCTCGGCCGCACCGGGGACGGCGCCGCCGCGGAGGACTTCGGCTTCCTCGGGCTGCTCCTGGCCGGCGACCGGGACATCGCGGGTTTCGTCGACCGCACCATCGGTCAGGTCGTCGCCTACGACGAGCGGCGCGGCACCGATCTGGTCCGCACCCTCGAGGCGTACTTCGCCTGCGGCATGAGCCCCGCCCGTACGAAGGACGCACTGCACGTCCACGTCAACACCGTCGCCCAGCGGCTGGAGCGCGTCGGCCGGCTGCTCGGCGACGACTGGCAGAGCCCCGCCCGCGCGCTGGAGATCCAGCTCGCCCTGCGCCTGCACTGTCTGGCCGCCACCGCACAGCACTGA